The following is a genomic window from Episyrphus balteatus chromosome 1, idEpiBalt1.1, whole genome shotgun sequence.
TGAATTACATTTGATTGTATACACATATTCAATGaactaatcacaaaaaaaactacaacaaaatttaaaatgcaagcgttattaattttattccgctaaattcgcgaaTTCCCACACTGTGCGGCGGCGGCAGTTCATTTAATGCTACCTAAAATTTTGCGGCAGCAAGGCGGTCGTTTCCTTAAGATTTTAGTTTAGCTAAGATATCCCTCACTTAACACAGCTCGGTAGAGTATAATTCTTGTGCTATGTGCGGAAAGAGGTGTCATCGCCATTGTAGAGATTAAAGAACTGATTTCTCCAAATTCTCAACATCGCTaaccagggttcggacttcagtttcaaaatttcgaagcaaatttgaaaaaaaagtgaagtatgtagatccaaaatttcggaagtagatttcaaaattaaactttcagaacaattatttacaaaaacttattctaaaaaaattatttttcaacaaaataatttttctttacttttttttattatgatcttttccaaaaaacctttctcatctagtggttgtaacggtgctttggggtaaaacggttaattcagcataatctaacaaatttttgatcaggaattcttcaaaatcagtcaaaattactttgataaactttatttatatcttgaattcgaagaataattgACCTTCATTCATCTTTTCAGAtttcagttgagctttatttctcaatggctcgacctttaaaatttaagttcaatccctttctctaaatttattatttgaaaaatatttttcaatcaagaaatagaagtagatcctgaaaaagagaagtagggaagtagatttaattttttttcccaaaatcgaagtaaatctacttcgatcgaagtaaagtccgaaccctgtcGCTAACTACTATGCTTTATGATTTTTCCTTGTTTGTATATAGCATCTGTCTTTTTCATCGATCgctccctcaaaaaaaaaaacctcataattcaaaatagctaaaaaCTTACATATTTCTCCAATTTCAGATTTGACAATTTTGCACACACTGCAAAATAACTAGTTTAGGAGGCCAAAAAGCATTTTTATCAACATAAAGCCTAAATTatgatgtatttttttagtCGGATACTCGGTTAATCACAGAGCACATAAGACATAAGTCGCCTTTATTATGTTCAAAACAAAAGAGTGGGAGGGCCCGGCAAATAAGCGAAGTAGTTGAAATGTTTTATTGTATTCTAAAACGTTAAGCAACATTACGCATTATTTCTTTCGTCTCGCACCTAAATATCAAAAGTTATCAAGAATATGGAAGCTAAATTGTAtgttcattttataaaaaataatgtgaaagtattaaaatataaaattgcggCTGTAGACTAATTTCTCGTTAAAACTGATGTTTACTTAGACTTGTACAAAACAAGTTCCGCTAGGTACCGCTTTCTGTCTTTGGTATTTGTATTAAGCCGTTAGTTGTCCGTTATTATTGTGAATTTTGAGAACTCAAACCAACTCATTGGGACACTATCTTCTTTTATATACAGGTAGTCGGAGTTATCCAAGTCACTCAAAATTAcatgtttgaaaaattgatcTGATTTTACTGCtacaaaatgaaaacttttataaattatCATCGTCTAAGTGTGTGGAACGATTAACTAGTTATATATTGGACAATCATAGTGTttataaacaatcaaacaacagtgctttaaaaataaaatgtgttttccatTCCAGAAAGACCTCCAGGATCAATACCAACACCGACATTGTCCATTGTAAGCTTATAGCTTCCGATCCTGTGATTGCGTCCAAGAGGATGagccacaataaaaaaaaaaaaaacaatttgctaAAAAGGTTTTGGAAATGCTGGaaaatcaaaatacaaaatctgtgaattttgtttttgattctcatggatgttcaacttttttcatcatcaataaagtgaaatatatcaaataatattatatttccCTTGATATACTCTCataatgttttatttctttctcaATTTccattctttattttcagtttatgatatttaaaaaaaaattgcttaactttctgtgaaaaatttaacctctgaagataaaaatttaaccaggtcccagagcaggttaaatttttagcagctgaaaattttatttttcacctcaatagtgtcaaaaattcaACCTCGGTGAaatgtgtttacttttttggtttcctaagtttatatattttttgttgtatttttttttttgtttagcgtTTTAGTTTTAAGCTTCTTTTAAGCTTACGAGTGTCCATTTATTCTTTTTGATGGTTATTTTAGATTACATATGTGTCAAAAACcctaaacagaaaaaataaaaacatttttccatatCTACATATGATTTTTGGCCTCCTAAGGTAGTCATTTTGCCGTGTGTGCGGCAACTCAAATAAGATATTGTGGTCCTAATAAGGTATGTGTTCGTCAGTATCTTTGCCACAATGGAACAATGGATCCACATGGTGGAGGTACGAGTGAAATTCGCATGGGCTCTGGTTGTAATactattttcgaaaaatgctgtcatttaaataaaacagtaagaaatttttgataaaactttaaatcttttgcacagttttttttgtatttaagtcaGATGAGCCAACTTTAAACCCACTTCCATTAACAGTTGGATGTGGTTATAATTATGCATGAAAACTTTGGTGCTACTTATTTGGAGAACAATATTGCTCTACTTTTCCTCGAGATACCATTTGATGAGGCTCCTCACATCAAAACAGTTTGTTTGCCACCAGTCAACAAAAATTTCGATATGTCACGTTGTATTGCTTCTGGCTGGGGAAAGAAAAGATTCAGATcaaaaaaacatccaaaaatTATGAAGAAGATTGAGTTGAAAGTAGTTCCAAATGCTAAATGTCAAAACGACTTAGGACAAACTCGTTTAGAACAATCCTATGAATTGCATTCCAGTTTTATGTGTGCTGGTGGAGAAATTGGAAAAGATACTTGCACAGGAGACGGTGCACAGTGCGGCGATAGTATTAAGATGGttgacaaaaatcaattttccaaaaaggaattgattttgcaaagaaaaattgttgtagatgtaataaagagaaattctaaaaaaattgacgAAATTTTCACGGCACCTGCCACGGCTACTTTTGTATATGATTatttatatctaaaaaacggCGTGCAGCATTTGATTCAAATTTAGGAAATTTGATTCTCTAGAtgagtgtaaaaataaaaaaatagtttcgtcCCTTTTCGCCAATTTccacgcctacttttgtatatgattgtttataccttaaaaacggtttgcaccaaatttaggaaatttgattacctagatgagttaaaaaaaatataaaatagtgttAAACCTCTCCGCTctctgccacgcccactttagtGGCTAAACGCTTgcaaattttcctttttttcgtcTTTGACGACGCTTCTAAATGTAGTGTTTGTGTCTTCCACGACTAGTTCCCCTTCATTAAGAGGGGATACATTTTGCAGATAGGTTAAAATGCTATCAGGAAGTGTAAGTCTATTTTTAAGATTAGCTTCATGATGCTTCTCGACCCTCGACGAAAGCATGAACATTGTTCCCATCCTCGAGGTTTGAGTcgaaaaaacttaatttgtattttagatcatttttaaattgtatggaaCATTTTTTATCTTCAATTGATACAGAATAATTATTAACATATTCAATtcatgattttttataaaaaaatccatttttataaatttttaaattttttaaagatttgaccTTGTCCtagaaatgttgaaaatttttcaggtTAGCAAAAATTAGCATGAAAACTTTACATTTCcgcaaagtaaaatattaatacagTGTAACGACACTAAAAATGTTACTATACTTTGctaaaatgaatttataaacataaccaaaatcgaaaaaagctttaaaaagctGTTTCTTATGCATTGCTTCCCCCTCGGATCAAGATGTATGtcgaaatttatcaatttttttcttaaaacacttTATGTGGCAGTTGCTACTacttaactaattcaaaataaactcaATATCGTCATTTTCTCCCCTGTTTTTGCCAAAACAAATCCACCTTTCAAAAAGTCGTTCATTTTTTCTGGTCCGACTTTGGCctacaaaaagtcaaatattttgAAGGTTAGCAAAAGTTAGCAATGAAACTAAACGTGTTCTCAAAAAGCAATAACAACACAAGATAATGCCATAAATCATTGTGCTACAATTTGCTACTACAACTTTGTAGGCTtaatttagatgaaattttaTGCCTTAAAAAggattcaaatttatttaaaaaattaaatataactaCTCATACAAGTTCTCAATGTATCCATGATtattattcacaaataaaaaaaaataaaactttggtaCTTTTCTTACACGAACAAAATGaaaatgcacaaaaataaaatctcgagCTATCACaatgactaaaatttttttcagtacctACTTTTGAAAGTCTCGCTAAAAACAGCCAAAAACAGTAATTTAACATATGCTTGACCAGCTCCATAGCTTAGAAGAtcaatattgcattttttttttttttatttttgtccactaGTCAACGGTGGTTCACCATTAGTTTGTCCAATGGCCAACAATCCCGATCGTTACTACCAAGTTGGAATTGTTTCTTGGGGTATTGGATGTGGTGGCGAAAATGTACTTGGTGTTTATGCAAACATTCCACATCTCCGTTCTTGGATTGATAAACAATTGGCTTATAAAGATAtcgatgtaaatttttttacgcCGTCTTAAATTATATGAACATTTGCAAACATCTCTCTCTATAAGTGCGAGGTTTTTTTCATGGCGATGGATATATGTTCTTCTGTAGTTCTTTCTCTTGTCTTTCTGTTGTATCAGCCAATTGACTTAGTTTCATCTTCGGTTTAGATTAGatgtaaatgtaaaaaattgcCATATTAGAGagcttaattttataatttaataaattaaattcaagttTTTAGTAAAGTAAAGCAgttgtttttcctttttcaatagctttgtttataaatacagaaaaaacatttaaaaaatagtttgaattagttaaaatttgatttttttaaggaatttcataagaaatgcaaaaatacgaaattatttttttttagattttcttacgccatatttttgttactcgtgttttttttttacaaaaacaaaaaacgcaattagctacatatattaaaatcacttaaagcattatgtatgtcaaatttagtctagaaaattgtaataactctTTAACGGTGTACGGAaagagccgacatcaaagatttaaaaaaatgtaaagtcatatttccattatccgtattttttgagaaaaactaaaaatgcagttacgttagatttacgtataacattacttgtgtaaaatttaatcgaaatcgttagagtcatttacgagaaaattgcaataactccattaagatgtacgggaagagccgacatccgcgatttaaaaaagagttaatttCATACtttcactatccgcattttttgagaaaaacgcagttatgttagaactgcaaacagcattacgtatgttaaatttaatcaaaatcgttagagccgttttcgagaaagttgcaataactccaaaactttgtatgggaggtatacgtttaaagcgagatattaaaaaacaaaaaaaaaaaaacaaccttggaaattccaaaaaaatcatctgtaccaaatttcaagaaaatccctcaacccgtttaggctgcagcttcatgtacagctttttgtgacgacgcaccgacgcacagtggtgccattcttcgtttttgcgacaaaattcatttgcactgccatttctggacgaaaagtcatgaaatttggtacactgaatgattatagtatggagaatacgaaaaggctgccaacttttttttattcaaaatggcggctccaaaatggcggaaagaatgagcgttaaaatagaattttcattttcaaaacagtatataagctagaaattgggctaaattcatgtcaaaaagttgttagatttaagatttaggactcatagattaatattcattacaaaaaaatcaaaaaatttgaaaacaaagtccagaaaatgccaatttagtaaaacacattttaagacctctaattacgctatttcatggattttttttttaatttataacaattttgagatctcttctatttatgtttcataagaaaattgaaaatattggggttatatggttgccaactatgtttttaagtaaatataagaaaacatgatataatgaaaagtttcaatgttcaataaaactgagaatttaatttttccgtaaaccaaaatatacttttctaatagattttagcgttttaaattcaaatccggagttaaaaaaaatctatgacctcacgtttttgagatataagcagataaaaattaatttatatcttCGAAActtgacgtcatagattttttttgactccggatttgagtttaaaacgctaaaatctattagaaaagtatattttggtttacggaaaaaattaaattctcagttttattgaacattgaaacttttcattatatcatgttttcttatatttacttaaaaacatagttggcaaccatataaccccaatattttcaattttcttatgaaacataaatagaagagatctcaaaattgttataaatttaaaaaaaatccatgaaatagcgtaattagaggtcttaaaatgtgttttactaaattggcattttctggactttgttttcaaattttttgatttttttgtaatgaatattaatctatgattcctaaatcttaaatctaa
Proteins encoded in this region:
- the LOC129906308 gene encoding phenoloxidase-activating factor 2-like, producing the protein MHENFGATYLENNIALLFLEIPFDEAPHIKTVCLPPVNKNFDMSRCIASGWGKKRFRSKKHPKIMKKIELKVVPNAKCQNDLGQTRLEQSYELHSSFMCAGGEIGKDTCTGDVNGGSPLVCPMANNPDRYYQVGIVSWGIGCGGENVLGVYANIPHLRSWIDKQLAYKDIDVNFFTPS